GGCGCGGATCGCAGCCCCGGCAGCGGTCGCAACGTGCTTTTCACTGCCGCATCATGAGGATCTCACCTTCCCTCACGCGCCCTGGGATCGCTGCAATCAGGCTCTGCGTATAGGGATGTTCCGGCGCTCCGAAAATGGCCGCACCCGAACCGGTCTCGACGACCTCGCCTCGCCGCATGACCATGACGCGATCGCAGATCTGAGCGGCAACGCGCAGGTCATGGGTGATGAAAACAAGCGAAAGATCGAGTTCCTTTTTCAGCGCCGTCAAAAGATCAAGCACCTGCGCCTGAATGGACACATCGAGCGCTGAGACGGCTTCGTCGGCAACAATGATTTCAGGCTTGAGCGCCAGCGCCCTGGCGATACCGATGCGCTGACGCTGGCCACCGGAAAACTCGTGCGGGAAACGGTTCATGCTTTTCGCCTCCAGGCCGACCATCTCCATCAGCTCTGCCGCACGCCTGAGCGCCTCCGTCTCATTCTCGCCATAGGCAATGGGGCCGTCGGCAATGATGCGGCCGACTTTCTGGCGTGGGTTGAGCGAGGAATACGGGTCCTGAAAAATCATCTGGATGCGGCGGCGCACGGCGCGCAATTCGGCGCCATCCAACCGTGCCATGTCCTTGCCGCCCAAGAGGACGCGCCCGGACGACGGCATCTGGAGGCGCACGAGGCAACGGCCAACGGAGGATTTGCCGGAGCCGGATTCACCGACGATCCCAAGCGTTTCGCCCCGTCCGAGCGAGAAGGACACATCTTTCACCGCGTGAATATCGCGCTGCCTGTTAAACAAGCCGCCGCCCGTGTGATATGTCTTGCTCAAGCCTTCGACGGTCAGAACGGCCGGCATTGCCACCGTGGTCTCGGCACCTGACTGCAGCGCCGGAATGGCGGCAATCAGCTTTTTCGTATAGGGATGCCGGGGAGAATACAGCACCTTTTCGGCCGGGCCGCTTTCCACGATGCGGCCAAGCTGCATGACAGTGACATAATCGGCGATCTCGGCGACCACGCCAAAATCATGGGTGATGAACATGACCGCCATATTGCGGTCCTTCTGCAATCTGGCGATGAGTTTCAGGATTTGCGCCTGCGTCGTCACATCCAGTGCAGTTGTGGGTTCATCGGCGATCAGGACCTGGGGTTCGAGCGCCAGGGCCATCGCGATCATCACGCGTTGGCGCTGACCGCCGGAGAGCTGGAACGGATAGGATTGCGCCGCCCGCTCCGGATCAGGCAGGCCCACCTCGGTCAAAAGCTCCAATGCCTTTGTCCGGCGCTCTCTGCGCGTCAGCCTGTTATGGGCTTCAAAGACCTCTTCTATCTGAGCCGAAACCTTCATGAGCGGGTTTAGCGCCGACATCGGCTCCTGGAAAATCATGGCGATGCGGTTGCCGCGTAGATCATAGAGTTTTTCCGGTGGCTCTTTCAAAAGATCCACGTCTTCCAGCAGGATCCGGCCTTGCGCGACGCGCACCGTATCCGGCAAAAGCCCCATCAGTGCGTTGGCGGACATCGACTTGCCCGAACCGGATTCGCCGACGACGCAGAGTATTTCCCCCGGGTAGAGTTTGAAATTGACCCGCTCGACAGCAAAGGCACGGTCTGCTCCAGCCGGCAGCGCGATGGAGAGATGCTCGATGCAGACCACCGGGTTGGGGCGGCTTTTGGTGTGTTCGGGATGGATGATAGGTTCGTGGTTAAAGCCGGTCATCGATCCCTCCTATTTGCCACGCCGGTGCAGACGCGGATTGAGGGCGTCATTCAGCCCCTCCCCGATCAGGTTGAGTGCCAGAGCCGTGAACAGGATTGCAGCACCGGGAAAGAAGCTCACCCACCAGGCTTGCCGGATGACGGTTCGTCCCGCACCGATGATGTAGCCCCAGGACATGACATTGCGGTCGCCGAGGCCAAGGAAGGACAGGGAACTCTCGATGAGGATCGCTGCCGCAACCATCATCGAGGCGAGCACGATGATCGGCGAGAGCGTATTGGGCAGGATCTGGCGCCAGATGATCGTCCAGTGCCCCTGACCGGACAGAACGGCAGCCTCGACAAACTCACGGGACTTCAAGGACATGACCTCCCCCCGCAACAGGCGGGCCACAGGCGGCCAGGACACAAGGGCGATGGCTATGACGATCGATGCGATGGACGGCTGGAATATCGCAACCAGGACCACGGCGAGGGTGAAACTCGGAGCAGACTGGAAAAACTCGGTGAAGCGCATGAGAATATCATCGACCCAACCGCCGAAATAACCGGCGGCAGCACCGATCGGAATGCCGATCAGGAGAGAGACGGCCGTCGAGACGAGACCGACAAGCAGCGAGACGCGTGCGCCGTGGGCAATGCCGGCGGCCAGATCACGGCCCATCGGATCGGTTCCAAGCCAAAATCCATCCATCGTGAACGGCGGGATGAACGGACGCTGCACCATGGCCCAGGGCGATTTGGGAAACACAAAGGGAGCGGCGGCGGACAGGACGATCACAAGGCCGAGAATGACGACGCCGAGCACTGCGCCCTTGTTGCACGAGAAACGTTTCCAGAATTCCTTCATGATGTCACCCGGATTCTCGGATCGACGATGCGATAGAGCACGTCTGTGATCAGATTGAAGAGAAGCACCATCGCGGCGGACATGATGAAGACGCCGAGCAGGAGATTGTAATCGCGCTGCGATAGGGCATCGAACATCAGGCGGCCGATGCCCGGCCAGGCAAAAACGGTTTCGATCAGGACCGCGCCGCCGACGAGCTGACCGGCCTGGAGACCAGCGAGCGTCACGACCGGCAGGATCGCATTGCGAAGGACATGGCGGCGCTGAACCACCGCCGGGCGAAGGCCCTTGGCTTTGGCAGTCTTGACAAAATCCATCGTATTGACCTCCAGCATCGAGGCCCGGGTCATGCGTGCATAGATCGCCATGAAAAAGAGCCCGAGCGTCGAGGCCGGCAAGATGAGATGCTGCAAAATGTCCAGCATGCGCCTGACACCGGTATAGCCGGCGCCGACCGTCTCGTAGCCGAACCCAGGAAGCCATCCGAGCTGGACCGAAAACAGCAGGACAGCCATCAATGCCAGCCAGAAGAGCGGCGTTGCATAGAACAGCAGGGCGACTGTCGAAATCAGCGTATCCGACCAGCGGCCCTGCCGCGCGGAGGCAAATGCACCCGCCGCAATGCCGAGTACGAGCGAAATCACGAAGGCTGCAACCGACAGCATCAAAGTCGCCGGCAGCCGGTCGATGATCAGGTCGAGGACGGGAACCTGCTGCCGGTAGGAATAACCGAAGTCGAATTTCACCACCGAAGAAAGATAGGCAAAAAGCTGCATGTAGAGCGGTTTGTCGAGACCGAAGCGCTCGCGCAATTGCTGCAGGAAAACTTCATCCGCCGCTCCAGACTCTCCAGCCATAATCGTTGCCGGATCGCCGGGTGCTGCCCGGATCAGGAAGAAGTTGAGGATGGCGATACAGAGGAGGATAAGAGCGGCTTTGAAAAGCCGTTCGGTAATGAACCGTGCCATGGCGTGATCCCGTTGATGTTGCGGCTGGAAAACCGGCAGCTGAAAGGGCGGCCGATAGGACCGGCCGGATCATTTCTCGATATAGACATCGCGCATGGCATCGGAGATGCCATTTGCCGTGGTCACGACATTCTTGAATTTACAATTGGAGAGGATGGGAAAGCCCAGTTCGAGCAACCACGCGACAGGCGCATCTTCGAGGATCTTCGCCTGGACCTGGTCATAGAGTTTCTGCCGCTCGGATGCCGGATAGGCAATGGCTGCCGCATCGAACAATGCATCGGCCTCAGGATTGGAATAGCCCGCGACATTGTTGAACGGATTGCCCTTCATGATCTGCGATGTCTTGTAGTGACGGTCGCCGCCGATGGCGGGATCGCCATATTGATAGACAAATGTGAAGGCCAGATCGAAATCCCAGTTCGAGACGCGCTGATTGTAGCTCGCGGTATCGCCCGTTTGAATTTCGACGGGGATACCGATCTCTTCGAGGTTTTGTTTCACGGCCTCGGCCCAGCGCTGCCAAGTCTCGCCATAGGGCGTGGGCAGCAGCCGCAACGGTCTGCCATCATAGCCGCTTTCCGCCAGCAGGGCTTTGGCCTTTGCAGGATCGTAGGAATATTGCGGCTCCTGCTTGCTGTAGAACGGCAGCAGCGAGGAGAAAGGACTTGTGGCTATCTTTCCATATCCGTTCCAGAGAACGTCCTTGGCGAAGTCGCGATCGAGCGCAAACTCGACGGCCTGGCGGAACTTCAGGTTGTCCATGGGCGCGACGCGGTTGTTCATCCAGATCATGGCGAGCGGCGCGTTATATTCTTGTCCCTTGTCGGTAATGCATGTGTTGGGGAGCTGCGACAGGCGCGGAATGTCAAAGTTCTCGACCGATCCCCCCGGTAAAATATCGACATTGCCGGTTTCATAGGCAATGGCCCGCGAGGCGGCATCCGGGATGATCTGATAGATTAGCTCGTCGAGATAAGGCTTTCCCTTGATGTAATAATCCGTGTTCCGATCAAGCTTGATGTAGGACCCCTTCTTCCA
The sequence above is drawn from the Pararhizobium qamdonense genome and encodes:
- a CDS encoding ABC transporter ATP-binding protein, yielding MTGFNHEPIIHPEHTKSRPNPVVCIEHLSIALPAGADRAFAVERVNFKLYPGEILCVVGESGSGKSMSANALMGLLPDTVRVAQGRILLEDVDLLKEPPEKLYDLRGNRIAMIFQEPMSALNPLMKVSAQIEEVFEAHNRLTRRERRTKALELLTEVGLPDPERAAQSYPFQLSGGQRQRVMIAMALALEPQVLIADEPTTALDVTTQAQILKLIARLQKDRNMAVMFITHDFGVVAEIADYVTVMQLGRIVESGPAEKVLYSPRHPYTKKLIAAIPALQSGAETTVAMPAVLTVEGLSKTYHTGGGLFNRQRDIHAVKDVSFSLGRGETLGIVGESGSGKSSVGRCLVRLQMPSSGRVLLGGKDMARLDGAELRAVRRRIQMIFQDPYSSLNPRQKVGRIIADGPIAYGENETEALRRAAELMEMVGLEAKSMNRFPHEFSGGQRQRIGIARALALKPEIIVADEAVSALDVSIQAQVLDLLTALKKELDLSLVFITHDLRVAAQICDRVMVMRRGEVVETGSGAAIFGAPEHPYTQSLIAAIPGRVREGEILMMRQ
- a CDS encoding ABC transporter permease is translated as MKEFWKRFSCNKGAVLGVVILGLVIVLSAAAPFVFPKSPWAMVQRPFIPPFTMDGFWLGTDPMGRDLAAGIAHGARVSLLVGLVSTAVSLLIGIPIGAAAGYFGGWVDDILMRFTEFFQSAPSFTLAVVLVAIFQPSIASIVIAIALVSWPPVARLLRGEVMSLKSREFVEAAVLSGQGHWTIIWRQILPNTLSPIIVLASMMVAAAILIESSLSFLGLGDRNVMSWGYIIGAGRTVIRQAWWVSFFPGAAILFTALALNLIGEGLNDALNPRLHRRGK
- a CDS encoding ABC transporter substrate-binding protein — its product is MRRTIFLPLIVSLLTGTALAEPAPGGVANLIVQPEPPSIMIGITTNAPALDIGGNIYEGLLRYDEKLNPMPSLAKSWDISPDGTTYTFHLQDNIIWHDGQPMTAADVLFTVNDFLTKTQPRHRNIMTRVKSVTAPGDKTVVFSLTGPFEPFIRALSFATMPIVPKHIYEGTDYAANPANQSPVGTGPFKLTEWKKGSYIKLDRNTDYYIKGKPYLDELIYQIIPDAASRAIAYETGNVDILPGGSVENFDIPRLSQLPNTCITDKGQEYNAPLAMIWMNNRVAPMDNLKFRQAVEFALDRDFAKDVLWNGYGKIATSPFSSLLPFYSKQEPQYSYDPAKAKALLAESGYDGRPLRLLPTPYGETWQRWAEAVKQNLEEIGIPVEIQTGDTASYNQRVSNWDFDLAFTFVYQYGDPAIGGDRHYKTSQIMKGNPFNNVAGYSNPEADALFDAAAIAYPASERQKLYDQVQAKILEDAPVAWLLELGFPILSNCKFKNVVTTANGISDAMRDVYIEK
- a CDS encoding ABC transporter permease; protein product: MARFITERLFKAALILLCIAILNFFLIRAAPGDPATIMAGESGAADEVFLQQLRERFGLDKPLYMQLFAYLSSVVKFDFGYSYRQQVPVLDLIIDRLPATLMLSVAAFVISLVLGIAAGAFASARQGRWSDTLISTVALLFYATPLFWLALMAVLLFSVQLGWLPGFGYETVGAGYTGVRRMLDILQHLILPASTLGLFFMAIYARMTRASMLEVNTMDFVKTAKAKGLRPAVVQRRHVLRNAILPVVTLAGLQAGQLVGGAVLIETVFAWPGIGRLMFDALSQRDYNLLLGVFIMSAAMVLLFNLITDVLYRIVDPRIRVTS